In Chitinophaga nivalis, a single genomic region encodes these proteins:
- a CDS encoding DMT family protein: MRTVILLIISNTFMTFAWYGHLKHQGTALWKVILISWGIAFFEYCFMVPANRLGAQEGFSGFQLKTIQEVITLTVFSIFAIFFLKEPLRWNYLISFFFLIGAVYFMFKK; the protein is encoded by the coding sequence ATGCGCACAGTGATATTGCTCATCATCTCCAATACCTTTATGACTTTTGCCTGGTACGGACACCTGAAACACCAGGGAACGGCACTCTGGAAAGTAATTCTGATCAGCTGGGGTATTGCTTTCTTTGAATATTGTTTTATGGTGCCTGCCAACCGGCTGGGGGCGCAGGAAGGATTCAGCGGCTTTCAGCTCAAAACCATCCAGGAAGTAATTACCCTCACCGTATTCAGTATTTTTGCCATCTTTTTCCTGAAGGAACCCCTCCGGTGGAACTATTTAATATCTTTCTTTTTTCTGATCGGCGCGGTTTATTTTATGTTTAAAAAATAA
- a CDS encoding aspartate carbamoyltransferase catalytic subunit: MSLSVKHLLGIRDLQRQDIELIFQTADQFKEVLQRPIKKVPTLRDTTIVNVFFENSTRTRLSFELAEKRLGADTLNFSASGSSVSKGETLIDTVNNILSMKVDMVVMRHSASGAPHFLAKHIDVPILNAGDGINEHPTQALLDAFSIREKLGTVTGKKVAICGDIMHSRVALSNIYCLKKLGAEVTVVGPPTLIPKYMAEALGVNVSYNIREALAWCDVANVLRIQLERQNTPLFSSLREYSLAYGVNRQLLDSLQKEIIIMHPGPINRGVELNSDVADSGQSIILDQVENGVAVRMAALYLLAGKKAEQ; this comes from the coding sequence ATGTCTCTTTCTGTAAAACACTTACTCGGAATCCGTGATCTGCAGCGCCAGGATATAGAACTTATTTTTCAAACAGCCGACCAGTTTAAAGAGGTTTTACAAAGGCCGATAAAGAAAGTTCCCACGCTGCGCGACACTACTATTGTCAATGTATTTTTTGAGAATTCAACCCGTACCCGTCTTTCATTTGAACTGGCGGAAAAGCGACTGGGCGCAGATACCCTCAATTTTTCTGCATCCGGATCTTCTGTATCCAAGGGAGAAACGCTGATAGATACGGTCAACAACATCCTGTCCATGAAAGTGGATATGGTGGTCATGCGTCACTCAGCCAGTGGTGCACCTCACTTCCTGGCCAAACACATTGATGTACCCATCCTCAACGCCGGCGACGGTATCAATGAACATCCCACACAGGCACTGCTGGACGCCTTTTCCATCCGGGAAAAACTCGGTACCGTAACAGGCAAAAAGGTAGCTATCTGCGGCGATATCATGCACTCGCGGGTAGCATTATCCAATATTTACTGCCTGAAAAAACTGGGTGCGGAAGTAACCGTGGTAGGCCCGCCTACACTTATTCCGAAATATATGGCCGAAGCGCTGGGGGTGAATGTCAGCTACAATATCCGCGAAGCCCTGGCCTGGTGTGATGTAGCCAATGTGTTGCGCATTCAGCTGGAAAGACAAAATACACCACTGTTCTCTTCCCTCCGGGAATACTCCCTCGCTTATGGGGTAAACCGGCAGCTGCTGGACAGCCTGCAAAAGGAAATCATCATCATGCACCCGGGACCAATCAACCGTGGGGTAGAGCTGAACTCTGATGTGGCCGACTCCGGTCAGTCTATTATCCTCGATCAGGTAGAAAACGGCGTAGCCGTACGCATGGCTGCACTGTACCTGCTGGCAGGTAAAAAAGCAGAACAATAG
- a CDS encoding RNA polymerase sigma factor, whose amino-acid sequence MREDANIQLLAERVASLGDEQAYKALFRLFYKPLSQFACSIVKNYETAEEIAADVCFHMWKHRERLPQIDNLKVYLYVAAKNMALNHLAKASRNKHFSLDDLSVEFSLGNATPEQIYISGEMIRKIEAAVNALPPKRKIIFKLIREDGLKYKEVARILDISVNTIDVHMAQAMKKISEVINLSFLKSE is encoded by the coding sequence TTGAGAGAAGACGCTAATATACAGCTGCTGGCTGAACGGGTGGCCTCTTTGGGAGATGAACAGGCTTATAAAGCCTTGTTCCGGTTGTTTTATAAGCCCTTAAGTCAGTTTGCCTGCTCTATTGTAAAAAATTATGAGACGGCAGAAGAGATCGCCGCAGACGTTTGTTTCCATATGTGGAAACACAGGGAGCGGCTGCCGCAGATAGATAACCTCAAAGTATACCTCTACGTAGCGGCTAAAAATATGGCCCTGAACCACCTGGCCAAAGCTTCCCGCAATAAACATTTCAGCCTCGATGACCTCTCCGTGGAGTTTAGCCTCGGTAATGCGACGCCGGAACAGATTTATATTTCCGGAGAAATGATCAGAAAAATAGAAGCCGCTGTAAACGCCCTGCCTCCCAAACGTAAAATCATCTTTAAACTCATCCGGGAAGATGGCCTGAAATATAAAGAGGTGGCCCGTATCCTCGATATTTCTGTCAATACCATCGATGTACATATGGCGCAGGCGATGAAAAAAATCAGCGAAGTAATCAATCTATCCTTCCTGAAATCAGAATAA
- a CDS encoding FecR family protein → MDQQERIWLLLGRKVSGEATMAELRELDDLLQHDPALRYKAAVLSNWQPPADADIWEEKTTRALEKQLQQIKATTAAATVDIALAGRKQWSGIRIAAVVVPALLLSCFAAFLLFHKRTPVINAERADVFANNGTRSRISLPDGTVVWLNGGSRLTYNPAMHTHDSRDVTLTGEAFFEVTQNAAKPFIIHTTKMDVKVLGTTFNVQAYPEDKTAATALVSGAVEVTFNDGAPRQIRLKPDQKLVLLGREGVMDKAEQLNRVAAFRMEKIHVNPEDSSIHEAAWRNNSLVFENESFEDIILKIERWYGIHVHLENRKLKNYRYTGTFKNESFREVLEALKVTTTFRYRVEDKDVFIYL, encoded by the coding sequence ATGGATCAACAGGAAAGAATATGGCTCTTGCTGGGGAGAAAAGTATCGGGCGAAGCCACGATGGCGGAGCTGCGCGAACTGGACGACCTGTTGCAACATGATCCGGCCTTACGGTATAAAGCGGCAGTGCTGAGTAACTGGCAACCGCCGGCCGATGCGGATATCTGGGAAGAGAAAACTACCCGTGCCCTGGAAAAGCAGCTGCAGCAAATAAAAGCCACCACGGCTGCAGCTACAGTGGATATCGCTCTTGCCGGGAGAAAACAATGGTCTGGTATACGCATCGCTGCGGTAGTAGTACCCGCACTGTTATTGAGTTGTTTTGCAGCATTTCTGCTATTCCATAAACGGACACCTGTTATCAACGCGGAAAGAGCCGACGTGTTTGCCAATAACGGCACACGTTCCCGCATCTCCTTACCGGATGGTACGGTGGTATGGCTCAACGGCGGCAGCCGGCTTACCTATAATCCGGCTATGCACACGCACGATAGCCGGGATGTAACCCTTACGGGAGAAGCGTTCTTTGAGGTAACACAAAATGCAGCCAAACCCTTTATTATCCATACCACCAAAATGGATGTAAAAGTGCTGGGTACCACCTTTAACGTGCAGGCCTATCCGGAAGACAAAACCGCTGCCACCGCCCTTGTCAGCGGAGCTGTGGAAGTAACCTTTAATGATGGCGCGCCCAGGCAGATCCGGCTGAAACCCGATCAGAAGCTGGTGTTGCTGGGTCGGGAAGGCGTAATGGATAAGGCAGAACAGTTGAACAGGGTAGCAGCATTCCGGATGGAAAAGATCCACGTGAACCCGGAAGACAGCAGCATACATGAAGCGGCGTGGCGCAATAATTCCCTGGTATTCGAGAATGAAAGTTTTGAAGATATTATTCTGAAAATAGAACGCTGGTATGGCATCCATGTGCATCTGGAGAATCGCAAGCTGAAAAACTACCGCTATACCGGCACATTTAAAAACGAATCTTTCCGGGAAGTACTGGAAGCACTGAAGGTTACAACAACATTTCGTTATCGGGTAGAAGATAAAGATGTATTTATCTACCTGTAG
- a CDS encoding RNA polymerase sigma-70 factor: MLQLSNEEIVKGIRQRNKSVFEAVFKQYAPTMYNIAVRYVKQEEDANDMVQDVFLNLWKSAENLDERAPINHYLARATVNTCLNRIKKEQRKDVYVKEQVFVAGTGAAENNHALLEHKELEARYRSALDKLPDQCRRVFELSRLKGLSPAEIAEQLNISINTVYAHLTTALKKLRVVLINKP; encoded by the coding sequence ATGTTGCAACTGAGTAACGAGGAAATAGTAAAAGGTATCCGGCAAAGGAATAAGTCAGTATTTGAGGCTGTTTTTAAACAGTACGCCCCTACTATGTATAATATAGCGGTGCGTTATGTAAAACAGGAAGAAGATGCCAATGATATGGTACAGGATGTGTTCCTTAATTTATGGAAGAGTGCAGAAAACCTGGATGAACGGGCGCCTATTAATCATTATCTCGCCAGGGCTACCGTCAATACCTGTCTTAACCGTATTAAAAAAGAACAACGCAAAGACGTATATGTAAAAGAACAGGTATTTGTGGCCGGTACAGGCGCTGCAGAAAACAACCATGCCCTGCTCGAACATAAAGAACTGGAAGCACGCTACCGTTCCGCACTGGACAAACTACCCGACCAATGCCGCCGCGTTTTTGAACTGAGCCGGCTCAAAGGCCTCTCTCCCGCTGAAATAGCTGAACAATTAAATATCTCGATTAATACCGTTTACGCCCATTTAACCACTGCATTAAAGAAACTGCGGGTTGTGCTTATTAATAAGCCATAG
- a CDS encoding FecR family protein has product MNNKTDIDIDIVIRYLEDPDNEQHKQALNDWIQADTGNLDIFLDMKAMWQGDALPTASPYDIQAQWDQLNAVLDATPATTGTAPQQGRIVPLTRKYWWAAAAAVVAIALTWTWLGPGSYQTFATATQQDSLLLPDGSKVYLNAHTSIRYARRFGQTNRNIRIDKGEAFFDVTRNETVPFIVNAPEVEVQVLGTAFNVKAASSGVKVFVQSGKVSAAYKGTEKKVILTPGVEASLQHNGTNIDTQLHKKSNNILAWKTRCLTFDDTPLAEVATSLADFYGVEISLSNPALSDKKLLATFRNMPLDEVLDIMRKTLQINITHKNNLVEIY; this is encoded by the coding sequence ATGAATAATAAAACCGACATAGATATAGATATTGTGATCCGTTATCTGGAAGATCCGGACAATGAGCAGCATAAACAGGCGCTCAACGACTGGATACAAGCCGATACGGGTAACCTGGATATATTCCTGGATATGAAGGCTATGTGGCAGGGCGATGCTCTTCCTACCGCTTCCCCTTACGACATACAGGCCCAATGGGATCAACTGAATGCTGTACTGGATGCAACCCCGGCGACAACGGGAACTGCCCCCCAACAAGGCCGTATAGTGCCCCTGACACGTAAATACTGGTGGGCAGCAGCAGCAGCCGTGGTGGCCATCGCACTCACCTGGACCTGGCTGGGCCCCGGCAGTTACCAAACCTTTGCCACCGCCACTCAGCAAGATAGCCTCCTGCTCCCCGACGGTTCCAAAGTATACCTGAATGCCCACACCAGCATCCGATACGCCCGCCGCTTCGGCCAGACCAACAGAAACATCCGGATCGATAAAGGCGAAGCCTTCTTCGATGTAACCCGCAACGAAACCGTACCCTTTATTGTGAATGCTCCCGAAGTGGAAGTACAGGTACTGGGCACCGCCTTTAATGTGAAAGCGGCCAGCAGTGGGGTAAAAGTATTTGTACAATCCGGAAAGGTCAGCGCAGCCTACAAAGGCACCGAAAAGAAGGTCATTCTCACGCCCGGCGTAGAAGCCTCTCTCCAACACAATGGCACCAACATCGATACACAGCTGCATAAAAAAAGTAATAATATCCTGGCCTGGAAAACCCGGTGCCTCACTTTTGATGACACTCCTTTGGCGGAAGTAGCCACTTCCCTGGCAGATTTTTATGGTGTGGAGATTTCCCTCAGCAATCCGGCATTGTCTGATAAGAAGCTCCTGGCCACCTTCCGGAACATGCCACTGGATGAGGTATTGGATATTATGAGGAAAACCCTTCAAATTAATATCACACATAAAAACAACCTGGTAGAAATTTACTAA
- a CDS encoding SusC/RagA family TonB-linked outer membrane protein yields MSVFFLLAFLVCTGTIAAAQTPDANTKRISLQYQNASLKTVIREIEKQTKYTFAISSDELETRHGVNIHVHNTLLTDILRNLFPPAKYRVEIREDQIIVIPGNDGNALITPPGNRRVDNNNRWPVTGTVSDGIQPLSGVSIREKGTANGAATNDAGQFKVEVINGQATLQVSLIGFETREITVRDRKNITVILQPDLKKLTELVVLGYGIQRRANITGAISQIEGARLQSRPVSNVMAALQGTATGLVVTRSNGQPGREGFNIQVRGVTSSSGSNTPVIVDGVPGSLAVLNPDDIESVSILKDASAAAIYSARGAGGVVLVTTRTGKPGKLQVDLSSLGGFETPIGLPKRVSSWEAATMQNEAATNAGMDVPWSPYEINLMQTGNHYATDFQRPGYYKYYYNFDQLPLLTKSKTGVQNYNVSVKGGDTLSQYSASLGYFGRQGLFAEGPDKTHRINARVNLNNRFNKHFSLETRLSYAQTNTFSPALAVEGPQGLLAGLYRGPGHVPIYVPGTGHYAAGGAPTYAILKEGGMREEKNNYVDAVFTLRADSLLKGLTLRLIYSPQRHTLQDNLGRHSIPLWNSEAPVQGVPYQSMLQKSKLVTDGGNLQLLADYDIKKDKHYIHLLGGYTHETYNTIQNTGASYQVTREEIDRTSFLQPAQYTQELRTTGSLLSLFGKINYNYDNRYLLEASLIGARLLQHSSAFPTTRQWQGFPSFSAGWRLNNESWFNNALPFFNEFKLRWSWGRLGNVNNWRTIPNDERLSTFTFGYNRPFSPFVYKNPVAQAQGWEKISTYNYGWDATLFRRRLTISADYFIKHNSNMQIPVLTASGDGAWPLRFNTGEMRAWGWEVNAGWRSSHGPFTWYVNANLFHSQNKVTQHDDVTPQPGWNQGVAGYPYSSLFGYVADGYFANDAEVKAHAFQQTHTGPGDLRYRDINGDHKIDFNDLVYLGSTDPQYAYGIDAGFAWKGFDFSVFFQGVGNRQVMPDPRYNLPFASSWQQPWDINRDYWRPDHPDALFPRLYMNDQQNTVPSSHWVMNGAYIRLKNLQLGYTFPAALLKRIPIRHMRWYFSGQDLWETNNMKIKYYDPEQTDGYNGNVYPFFRSYTFGINVGF; encoded by the coding sequence GTGTCTGTCTTTTTTTTACTGGCTTTCCTGGTATGCACCGGCACTATTGCGGCCGCTCAGACGCCTGATGCCAATACCAAAAGAATTTCGCTCCAATACCAGAACGCCAGCCTCAAAACAGTTATCCGGGAAATAGAGAAACAAACCAAATATACCTTTGCTATTTCGTCTGATGAGCTGGAAACCCGCCATGGCGTTAACATTCATGTACATAATACCTTACTCACCGATATACTCCGGAACCTCTTTCCTCCTGCTAAATACCGTGTAGAAATCAGGGAAGATCAAATCATCGTGATTCCCGGCAACGATGGCAATGCCTTGATTACGCCACCAGGCAACAGGCGCGTAGACAACAACAACCGCTGGCCCGTAACCGGTACCGTCAGTGATGGCATACAGCCCCTCAGCGGCGTATCTATCCGGGAAAAAGGCACCGCCAACGGCGCCGCTACCAACGATGCAGGCCAGTTTAAAGTAGAAGTCATCAATGGCCAGGCTACCCTCCAGGTATCGCTCATCGGCTTTGAAACCCGGGAGATTACTGTTCGTGACCGTAAAAATATTACCGTCATCCTCCAACCGGATCTGAAAAAACTAACGGAGCTGGTGGTACTGGGCTATGGTATTCAGCGACGCGCCAATATCACAGGCGCCATCTCCCAGATAGAAGGGGCCCGCCTGCAAAGCAGGCCCGTTTCCAATGTCATGGCCGCTCTCCAGGGTACTGCCACCGGGTTGGTGGTGACTCGCAGCAACGGACAACCCGGCCGCGAAGGATTTAATATACAGGTACGGGGTGTCACCTCCTCTTCCGGCAGCAATACGCCGGTGATTGTAGATGGCGTGCCCGGCTCACTGGCCGTACTGAATCCGGACGATATTGAATCCGTTTCTATTCTCAAGGATGCTTCGGCTGCCGCCATCTACAGTGCCCGCGGGGCCGGCGGCGTAGTACTCGTGACCACCCGTACCGGCAAACCTGGTAAACTGCAGGTAGATCTCAGCAGCCTGGGAGGATTCGAAACGCCCATCGGGTTACCCAAACGGGTATCTTCCTGGGAAGCCGCCACCATGCAGAATGAAGCGGCTACCAATGCCGGCATGGATGTGCCCTGGTCGCCCTATGAAATTAACCTGATGCAAACCGGGAATCATTACGCTACGGATTTTCAGCGCCCCGGCTACTATAAATATTATTATAACTTCGACCAGTTACCCCTGCTGACTAAAAGCAAAACCGGGGTACAAAACTATAATGTCTCCGTCAAAGGAGGAGATACCCTGAGTCAGTACTCTGCTTCCCTGGGCTATTTCGGGCGCCAAGGCCTGTTTGCCGAAGGACCGGATAAAACACATCGCATCAATGCCCGGGTGAATCTCAACAATCGTTTCAACAAACATTTCAGCCTGGAGACCCGCCTCTCCTATGCCCAGACCAATACCTTCTCCCCGGCCCTGGCCGTGGAAGGGCCACAGGGCTTGCTGGCAGGACTTTACCGCGGGCCGGGGCATGTGCCTATATATGTACCGGGCACCGGGCATTATGCAGCCGGCGGCGCCCCCACCTATGCTATTCTGAAAGAAGGCGGCATGCGGGAAGAGAAAAACAACTACGTAGATGCGGTATTCACCTTGCGGGCAGATAGCCTGCTGAAAGGCCTTACGCTTCGGTTGATCTATAGTCCGCAACGCCATACGCTGCAGGATAATCTGGGCAGGCACTCCATTCCGTTGTGGAACAGCGAAGCACCGGTACAGGGCGTACCTTATCAAAGCATGCTGCAAAAAAGCAAACTGGTGACGGATGGCGGCAACCTGCAACTACTGGCCGATTACGACATCAAAAAGGACAAACACTATATTCATCTGTTGGGTGGCTATACACACGAAACGTACAATACCATACAAAATACCGGCGCCTCCTACCAGGTTACGCGGGAAGAAATAGACCGGACCAGTTTCCTGCAGCCCGCGCAGTATACGCAGGAATTACGTACGACCGGTTCGTTGCTCTCTCTTTTCGGTAAAATCAATTACAACTATGATAACCGCTACCTGTTGGAAGCCAGTCTCATAGGCGCCCGGCTATTACAGCACAGCAGCGCATTTCCTACAACCCGGCAGTGGCAAGGATTTCCTTCTTTTTCTGCCGGATGGCGGTTAAACAATGAGTCCTGGTTCAATAACGCCCTGCCCTTTTTCAATGAATTCAAATTAAGATGGTCCTGGGGCAGACTGGGCAATGTCAATAACTGGCGTACCATTCCCAATGATGAGCGACTGAGTACTTTCACCTTTGGATACAACCGCCCGTTTTCTCCGTTCGTATACAAGAATCCTGTTGCCCAGGCGCAGGGGTGGGAAAAGATTTCCACGTACAACTATGGATGGGACGCCACACTCTTCCGTAGACGCCTGACTATCTCCGCAGATTATTTTATCAAACATAACAGCAACATGCAGATACCGGTGCTCACGGCTTCCGGCGATGGTGCATGGCCCCTGCGGTTCAACACCGGTGAAATGAGAGCCTGGGGTTGGGAAGTGAATGCCGGCTGGCGAAGCAGTCATGGTCCATTTACCTGGTATGTGAATGCCAACCTGTTCCACAGCCAGAACAAAGTAACCCAGCATGATGACGTAACCCCGCAACCCGGCTGGAATCAGGGGGTGGCGGGTTATCCTTATTCTTCCTTGTTTGGATACGTGGCAGATGGTTACTTCGCCAATGATGCCGAAGTGAAAGCCCACGCATTCCAGCAAACCCACACTGGTCCGGGCGATCTGCGTTACCGGGATATCAACGGCGATCATAAAATTGATTTTAATGACCTCGTATATTTAGGTAGCACCGATCCGCAATATGCCTACGGTATAGATGCCGGCTTTGCCTGGAAAGGGTTCGACTTCTCCGTTTTCTTTCAGGGAGTAGGTAACCGGCAGGTGATGCCCGATCCCAGATACAATCTGCCTTTTGCCAGCAGCTGGCAGCAGCCATGGGATATCAATCGCGACTACTGGCGTCCGGACCATCCCGATGCCCTGTTTCCGCGCCTTTACATGAATGACCAGCAGAATACCGTTCCCTCTTCCCACTGGGTAATGAATGGCGCCTACATACGACTGAAAAATCTGCAACTGGGCTATACTTTCCCCGCAGCCTTGCTGAAAAGAATTCCCATCCGGCATATGCGCTGGTATTTCTCCGGGCAGGACCTGTGGGAAACCAACAATATGAAGATTAAATACTATGATCCGGAACAAACAGACGGATATAACGGTAACGTCTATCCGTTTTTCAGGTCGTATACTTTTGGGATCAATGTTGGGTTTTAG